A genomic region of Desulfosarcina ovata subsp. ovata contains the following coding sequences:
- a CDS encoding flavin monoamine oxidase family protein yields MDPVATKSIETIIIGAGLSGIYAASLLTSQKKSFVVLEARNRIGGRILCPRHDGYGCDLGPSWYWPDIHPRMKRLVAALGLKGYRQFEEGMGRYQQQNGAVHTVRGYGSEPFSWRIVGGMTALITKLCESIPHDAIRLNHSVCAIERRSDGVWVTVGELEKAPRAQFVAQQVILALPPRLTAATILFTPDLPDRLAQAMLKTGTWMAGQAKFYALYETPFWRNAGLSGQAFSERGPLGEIHDGSNNDTVPYGLTGFAGIPAVQRRQQPDLSEAILNQLAALFGPAATKPAKLFYQDWAFEPFTATEYDYPPMLTHPIYQPPAGQSDMWDGAIHFAGTETADQHGGYLEGALRSAERAVYHL; encoded by the coding sequence ATGGATCCAGTTGCGACCAAAAGTATCGAAACCATCATTATCGGTGCCGGTTTGAGTGGCATCTACGCCGCCAGTCTGCTGACCTCCCAAAAAAAGTCATTTGTCGTCCTCGAAGCCCGCAACCGGATTGGTGGCCGGATACTGTGCCCCCGGCATGACGGGTACGGCTGTGACCTCGGCCCCTCCTGGTATTGGCCCGACATCCATCCACGCATGAAACGCCTGGTCGCGGCCCTGGGATTGAAAGGGTATCGCCAGTTTGAAGAAGGCATGGGCCGCTACCAGCAGCAAAACGGCGCCGTGCACACCGTCAGGGGATATGGCAGCGAGCCTTTTTCCTGGCGCATCGTTGGCGGCATGACGGCACTGATCACCAAACTCTGCGAGAGCATACCCCACGATGCCATCCGATTGAACCATTCGGTCTGCGCCATCGAGCGGCGATCCGACGGCGTGTGGGTGACGGTGGGTGAGCTTGAAAAGGCGCCCCGGGCACAGTTTGTGGCCCAACAGGTCATCCTCGCCCTGCCACCGCGTCTTACCGCCGCAACCATTCTCTTCACGCCCGATTTGCCGGACCGCCTGGCCCAGGCAATGCTGAAAACCGGCACCTGGATGGCCGGGCAAGCCAAATTCTACGCCCTCTATGAAACGCCTTTCTGGCGCAATGCGGGACTGTCGGGACAGGCCTTCAGCGAACGTGGGCCCCTTGGCGAGATCCATGACGGCTCCAACAACGACACAGTCCCCTACGGGCTGACCGGTTTTGCCGGTATCCCGGCGGTACAACGCAGGCAGCAGCCAGATTTAAGCGAGGCCATCCTCAACCAGCTGGCCGCCCTCTTTGGACCGGCAGCAACCAAGCCAGCAAAGCTGTTCTATCAGGACTGGGCCTTTGAACCCTTCACTGCCACGGAGTACGATTATCCTCCCATGCTCACGCATCCGATCTATCAGCCGCCTGCCGGCCAAAGCGATATGTGGGACGGCGCCATTCACTTTGCCGGCACGGAAACCGCTGACCAGCACGGCGGTTATCTCGAGGGCGCCCTTCGTTCGGCCGAACGGGCCGTCTACCATTTGTAA
- a CDS encoding acetate uptake transporter, giving the protein MANEAPMGNPGVVGLAGFGITTMLLQFHNVGWCGVGPIVSMAFVFGGLAQMIAGYQEFKCGNNFGYSAFVSYGAFWVALGVIFMLNHFNIYHASTTDVGWFLVSWTIYTAILWIPAMRIHGAMAVTFTLLLIGFILLDLAHFGFPSLTKVAGYELMLCASSALYMMAHVIYAQVFGADVLPVGDPWIKPRTKA; this is encoded by the coding sequence ATGGCAAACGAGGCACCCATGGGTAATCCGGGAGTTGTCGGTCTGGCGGGGTTCGGGATCACCACGATGCTGCTGCAGTTCCACAATGTGGGCTGGTGTGGTGTCGGCCCCATTGTCTCCATGGCTTTTGTGTTTGGCGGCCTGGCGCAGATGATCGCCGGGTATCAGGAGTTCAAGTGCGGGAACAATTTCGGTTACAGTGCCTTTGTCTCATACGGGGCATTCTGGGTTGCACTGGGGGTGATCTTCATGCTCAACCATTTCAACATTTACCACGCCAGTACCACCGATGTCGGCTGGTTTCTGGTCAGTTGGACCATTTACACGGCCATCCTGTGGATTCCGGCCATGCGCATTCACGGCGCCATGGCGGTGACCTTTACCCTGCTGCTGATCGGATTTATTCTTTTGGATCTGGCGCATTTCGGATTTCCGTCATTGACCAAAGTGGCCGGTTATGAACTGATGCTGTGTGCCTCCTCGGCCCTCTACATGATGGCCCATGTTATTTACGCCCAGGTGTTTGGCGCGGATGTGTTGCCCGTCGGCGACCCCTGGATCAAACCCCGGACGAAGGCATGA
- a CDS encoding cache domain-containing protein, giving the protein MKKSFFLLLGLIVGLIAANAWAEGSATKDECVIKCHEAAAMINSKGLEAAIKAIGDPKGPFVWKDSYVFLMNLDGKMLAHPFHPELTHQEHVLLMTDPTDKALFVHFVNLARTAGHGWVEYMWPRPGKTTPSKKLSYIYRVPKHDLFVGAGVYVGGMIY; this is encoded by the coding sequence ATGAAAAAGTCATTTTTCCTTTTGCTTGGCCTGATTGTCGGACTGATTGCCGCAAACGCATGGGCCGAAGGATCGGCAACCAAAGATGAGTGCGTGATCAAATGCCATGAGGCCGCGGCGATGATCAATTCAAAGGGGCTGGAAGCCGCGATCAAGGCGATCGGTGATCCCAAAGGGCCGTTTGTCTGGAAGGATTCGTATGTTTTTTTGATGAATCTGGACGGAAAGATGCTGGCCCACCCGTTCCATCCCGAGCTGACTCATCAGGAGCATGTGCTGCTGATGACCGATCCGACGGACAAGGCGCTGTTCGTCCATTTTGTCAACCTTGCCCGTACCGCCGGACACGGATGGGTCGAGTACATGTGGCCCAGACCGGGCAAAACCACGCCTTCCAAAAAGCTATCCTACATTTACCGGGTCCCCAAGCATGATCTTTTTGTCGGGGCCGGGGTGTATGTGGGCGGGATGATCTATTGA
- a CDS encoding LysE family translocator, with product MFGIHDLPLFIISCILLNLTPGQDTLYIIGRSVGQGRTAGIVSVIGIMTGVLVHTLLAALGLSVILATSAMAFAIVKYAGALYLIWIGVRFLVQPDGSGEVAHTADQTRKRWKIFSQGVLTNVLNPKVALFFLSFLPQFVSAQTQMVVVPFIVLGLLFFTTGSIWGLVLVYGASWLSTRFRRRSSLGRVFKRLPGLLFVGLGIRLAFSQAR from the coding sequence ATGTTCGGTATTCATGATCTTCCCCTGTTCATCATTTCCTGTATCCTGCTCAACCTTACGCCGGGACAGGATACCCTGTACATCATCGGCCGCAGCGTGGGCCAGGGACGAACGGCGGGGATCGTGTCGGTGATCGGCATCATGACCGGCGTACTGGTGCATACGCTTCTGGCCGCGCTGGGATTGTCGGTGATTCTGGCGACCTCCGCCATGGCTTTTGCCATCGTGAAATACGCCGGTGCGCTCTACCTGATCTGGATCGGTGTCCGTTTTCTCGTCCAGCCTGACGGCTCCGGGGAGGTGGCCCATACCGCGGATCAGACCCGCAAGCGTTGGAAAATTTTCAGCCAGGGGGTGCTGACCAATGTGCTCAACCCCAAGGTCGCGCTTTTTTTCCTTTCGTTCCTTCCCCAATTCGTATCTGCTCAGACGCAGATGGTGGTTGTGCCGTTCATCGTGCTGGGGCTGCTGTTTTTTACCACCGGCAGCATCTGGGGATTGGTCCTGGTTTACGGTGCCAGCTGGCTGTCGACCCGTTTTCGTCGCCGCAGTTCGCTGGGGAGGGTTTTTAAACGACTCCCCGGCCTTCTGTTCGTCGGCCTCGGGATCCGGCTGGCCTTTTCCCAGGCCCGTTGA